A part of Chanodichthys erythropterus isolate Z2021 chromosome 4, ASM2448905v1, whole genome shotgun sequence genomic DNA contains:
- the ttc13 gene encoding tetratricopeptide repeat protein 13 isoform X2, which produces MAPAGGGVVLAALSLLYLCGAILSSEYFSTLTFFNSDLHKHGCSSPAEWEEYAADCESSILQLEDPDCEEGSNPPCESIFSLNAEKILNQAKLFVEQRRFPFAVENQNTNEELAIGYVLIGNGLYDEAIKHFSLLLQGDPELVSAIYGRGIAYGKKSLQDIKNADLALYELSRVITLEPSRPEVYEQRAEILSPLGRISEALSDLTKAIQLQPSARLYRHRGTLLFISEDYIAAMDDFQQSLELKKNQPIAMLYKGLTFFHRGLLKEAIEVFKEALKLKSDFIDAYKSLGQAYRELGDFENAMDSFQKALLLDQNHIQSLQLRGMMLYHHGSLQEAIGNFKRCLQLEPYNEVCQYMKGLSHVAMGQFYEGIKAQTKVMLNDPLLGQKASSEYLKVKYLREYSRYLHSHLDVPVAEYNVDQDLPGNFKNHWAKNLPFLIEDYEEQPGLQPHIKDVLPQNFDSYSAEVQKLICTADHLGALMQYDTLGFLPNLRIHRAMGLATIEVMQAMQRTWSNSKVRVNGKTRQLQWRDMFDIAVKWRRIADPDQPVLWLDQMPARSLSRGFNNHINLIRGQIINIRYLEYFSSILIFVKDRILVYHGAYNPRGLQEVKQALENVNKVEDLLPIMKQFNSKTRDGFTVNSKVPSMKDSGKEYDGFTITITGDRFRGQACRLANKAQ; this is translated from the exons ATGGCACCTGCTGGCGGGGGTGTTGTGCTGGCGGCTCTGTCGCTGCTGTACTTATGTGGAGCTATTTTATCCAGCGAGTATTTCTCCACCTTGACTTTCTTCAACAGCGACCTTCACAAGCACGGCTGCAGCTCTCCAGCCGAGTGGGAGGAGTATGCGGCGGACTGCG AGTCATCTATTCTGCAGTTGGAGGACCCAGACTGTGAAGAGGGGAGCAACCCGCCCTGCGAGTCCATCTTTTCACTCAATGCAGAGAAAATCCTT AATCAGGCAAAGTTGTTTGTCGAACAGCGTCGGTTTCCTTTCGCTGTGGAAAACCAAAATACCAATGAAGAACTTG ctataggCTACGTTCTCATTGGAAATGGCCTCTATGATGAAGCTATCAAACACTTCTCCTTACTGCTACAG GGAGATCCTGAACTGGTCAGTGCCATCTATGGAAGGGGAATAGCATATGGTAAAAAGAGTCTGCAG GACATAAAGAATGCAGACTTGGCTCTGTATGAGTTGAGCAGAGTGATCACACTGGAGCCCAGCAGACCAGAAGTGTACGAGCAGAGGGCGGAG ATTCTGTCTCCTCTGGGCCGCATCAGTGAAGCTTTGTCAGACCTGACTAAAGCCATACAACTGCAGCCTTCAGCCCGACTCTACAGACACAGAGGAACACTGCTCTTCATATCAGAG gattatattgcagccatggatGATTTCCAGCAGTCTCTAGAGCTGAAGAAGAACCAGCCCATCGCTATGCTCTATAAAGGGCTGACCTTCTTCCACAGGGGTCTccttaaa GAGGCTATAGAGGTGTTTAAAGAAGCTCTCAAATTAAAGTCGGACTTCATAGATGCATATAAAAGCTTGGGCCAGGCTTACAG ggAGTTGGGTGATTTTGAGAATGCTATGGATAGCTTCCAGAAAGCTCTGTTACTGGATCAGAACCACATTCAGTCGCTCCAGCTCAGAGGAATGATGCTGTACCACCACGGCAGCCTGCAAGAGGCCATCGGCAACTTTAAG AGATGTCTACAGCTGGAGCCCTATAATGAGGTGTGTCAGTACATGAAGGGTCTCAGTCATGTAGCCATGGGTCAGTTCTACGAGGGCATTAAAGCTCAGACGAAAGTCATGCTCAATGACCCTCTCTTGGGACAAAAAGCCAGCTCTGAATATCTCAAAGTCAAATATCTCAGAG AATATTCCCGTTATTTACACTCTCATCTGGATGTACCTGTTGCGGAGTATAATGTTGATCAGGATTTGCCTGGAAACTTTAAAAACCACTGGGCTAAAAATCTTCCCTTCCTCATTGAGGACTATGAAGAACAGCCTGGACTTCAGCCTCATATTAA AGATGTTCTACCTCAGAACTTTGACAGTTACTCTGCTGAGGTTCAGAAGCTCATCTGTACAGCCGATCACCTCGGCGCACTGATGCAGTACGACACATTAGGGTTCCTACCAAACCTCAGAATACACCGAG CTATGGGTTTGGCCACCATAGAGGTGATGCAGGCCATGCAGCGCACCTGGAGTAACTCGAAGGTTCGAGTCAACGGAAAGACCAGACAGCTGCAGTGGAGAGACATGTTTGACATCGCAGTGAAATGGAGAAG GATTGCAGATCCAGACCAGCCTGTGCTGTGGTTGGATCAGATGCCTGCCAGGAGTCTTAGCAGAGGATTTAACAACCACATTAACCTCATCAG AGGGCAGATCATAAATATCAGATATCTGGAGTATTTCAGTAGTATTCTCATCTTCGTAAAAGACAGAATACTGGTTTATCATGG GGCGTATAACCCACGGGGGCTTCAGGAAGTAAAACAGGCCctggaaaatgtaaataaagtggAGGATCTGCTGCCCATCATGAAG CAGTTCAACAGTAAAACCAGAGACGGTTTCACAGTCAATTCTAAAGTACCCAGTATGAAGGATTCTGGGAAAGAATACGACGGTTTCACCATTACAATCACCGGGGATCG attcaggggtcaggcatgtcggctggccaataaagcacagtaa